In Hippoglossus stenolepis isolate QCI-W04-F060 chromosome 13, HSTE1.2, whole genome shotgun sequence, a single genomic region encodes these proteins:
- the cmss1 gene encoding protein CMSS1, with amino-acid sequence MGDDLGDEWWQHEDASEAEQEEETEQEKPPTDKTITKTKPEKRKKITETTDEAKKKKKSEESECVIPQKKETEDEKSTKPKKKRKKKKKTITDVLATSEPKPGCAADLQSTVSLYFSDKRSVIEQEELNLQDSGFLSCNDLTHTLSSYLKLVCPKWAKIQKQHTEKSSVILLIVCSSALRAIELIKQLTTFKGETKAMKLFAKHIKIEEQVNLLQKGVTHIGVGTPGRISALIQKDGLTLKSLRYMVLDWNWRDQKLRRMVDIPEIKLDFMKLLEGGILTGCREGKLKIGLF; translated from the exons atgCATCTGAggcggagcaggaggaggagacggaacAAGAAAAACCTCCGACAGACAAAACTATCACAAAGACAAAaccagagaaaaggaaaaagataaCTGAGACAACAGATGAAgctaagaagaagaaaaagagtgaaGAG AGTGAGTGTGTAATCCCTCAAAAGAAAGAGACTGAGGATGAAAAGTCAACTAAACCcaagaaaaagaggaag aagaagaagaagaccatCACAGACGTGTTGGCCACCTCTGAGCCGAAGCCGGGCTGTGCGGCCGACCTGCAGAGCACGGTCTCTCTCTACTTCTCAGACAAGCGCTCTGTGATCGAACAGGAGGAGCTGAACCTGCAGG ACTCCGGCTTCCTGTCCTGTAACGACTTGACGCACACCCTCTCCTCTTACCTCAAACTGG TTTGTCCCAAATGGGCAAAGATTCAGAAGCAGCACACAGAGAAGAGCTCTGTGATTCTGCTCATCGTCTGTAGCTCTGCTCTCCGAGCCATTGAGCTCATCAA GCAGCTGACCACATTCAAGGGTGAAACCAAAGCAATGAAACTTTTTGCAAAACATATCAAG ATTGAGGAGCAGGTGAACCTACTGCAGAAAGGCGTCACACACATTGGCGTGGGGACACCAGGCAGAATCAGCGCTCTCATCCAGAAAG ATGGTTTGACCCTGAAATCACTGAGGTACATGGTTCTGGACTGGAACTGGAGGGACCAGAAGCTCAGGAGGATGGTAGACATTCCTGAG atCAAACTGGACTTCATGAAGCTGCTGGAGGGCggcatcctgactggctgcagaGAAGGCAAACTCAAAATTGGACTTTTTTAA
- the tmem30c gene encoding transmembrane protein 30C, whose translation MGKVKGKPGPLARRPDNSAFKQQRLPAWSPMLTANTVLPFFYFMALICMLLGVWLLLTVQSTQEVKMDYTEAGQCSTCFEKLQNKSNAGQSCSCTVVLSIKKPLKGDVFFYYGLKNFHQNLRRYMDSRDDGQMVGRKTNLKNPSSYCTPFDRDQNGLPIAPCGAVANSMFNDSFTLFYQEKIGSSVKVPLLRRGITWYTDKNVKYRNPKVDNLTLAKVFEGTAKPLFWQKPVYELDPFDSTNNGFINDDLIVWMREAAFPNFKKLYGVLYRGDSPFTQGLPAGSYTMEISYNFPVQHFQGRKEVVLTTLTWFGGQNHFLPIAYLVTSGLILLIAIVLTVVWCKFGKTGKNMEE comes from the exons ATGGGCAAAGTGAAGGGCAAGCCTGGGCCCTTGGCCCGGAGGCCAGACAACTCGGCTTTCAAACAGCAGAGGCTACCTGCCTGGTCTCCCATGCTGACTGCGAACACTGTGCTGCCTTTCTTCTACTTTATGGCTTTGATATGTATGCTGCTGGGAGTGTGGCTGCTTCTCACAGTTCAGAGCACACAGGAAGTTAAG ATGGATTACACCGAAGCTGGGCAATGTAGCACATGTTTTGAAAagcttcaaaataagagcaacgcaggacagagctgcagctgcacagtggTCCTCTCCATCAAGAAACCCCTCAAG ggAGACGTCTTTTTCTATTACGGCCTCAAGAACTTCCACCAGAACCTCCGTAGATACATGGACTCCAGAGACGATGGACAGATGGTCGGCAGGAAGACAAACTTAAAG AACCCCAGTTCTTACTGCACGCCGTTCGACAGAGACCAGAACGGACTCCCCATCGCCCCCTGTGGTGCTGTGGCCAACAGCATGTTCAACG ACTCCTTCACTCTGTTCTATCAGGAAAAAATTGGTAGCTCAGTGAAGGTTCCCTTGTTGCGGAGAGGCATCACCTGGTACACGGACAAAAATGTCAAGTACCGCAACCCCAAGGTGGACAACTTGACCCTGGCTAAAGTGTTTGAAG GCACAGCCAAGCCTCTGTTCTGGCAGAAACCCGTGTACGAGCTCGATCCGTTTGATTCAACCAACAACGGCTTCATTAACGACGACCTGATCGTGTGGATGAGGGAAGCAGCATTCCCCAACTTCAAGAAGCTCTATGGGGTTTTATACCGAGGCGACAGCCCCTTTACTCAGGGGCTTCCAGCGGGGTCTTACACCATGGAGATATCCTACA ACTTCCCTGTGCAGCATTTCCAAGGCAGGAAGGAAGTGGTGCTGACCACGCTGACCTGGTTCGGAGGTCAGAACCATTTCCTGCCCATCGCTTACCTGGTGACCAGCGGTCTGATCCTCCTGATCGCCATCGTCCTCACGGTGGTGTGGTGCAAGTTTGGAAAGACTGGGAAGAACATGGAAGAGTGA
- the dcbld2 gene encoding discoidin, CUB and LCCL domain-containing protein 2 produces MGRAVMVGRRPAGARVLVLSLLIIILTAETCRAQKGDGCGPSVLGPSSGTLSSLGYPRTYPNNTVCEWEISVPRGHRIHFRFAELDIENRDCQVNYLRLFNGIGPKRNESVKYCGLGLKVKDLINSTGNQVTVQFMSGTHHTGHGFYLSYSTTEHTDLITCLDKGTDFPEAEFSKYCPAGCLTSTEEISGTIPNGYRESSPLCVAAIHAGVVSNAVGGRISVVSSKGIPHYEGTLANNVTSTGGTLSNSLFTFRTNGCYGTLGLESGSVADTQLSASSVWEWNFGQHREWAPSGARLKKAGLPWAPAQSDQHQWLQVDLKREKRITGITTTGSTLREHRYHASAYRVLYSNDAQQWYIYREADSTQDKIFQGNMNYLQEVRNNFIPPIEARFVRVNPTLWHQRIALKLELVGCQIPAAWPRSQPRPGQMLPTSRHTPPPSGTKRPPRLGQTTHTPDIRNTTMPPHNSKDVALAAVLVPVLVMVLTALILTVVCAWHWRNRKKSSEGTYDLPHWDRTDWWKSMKQLLPSKMVESEDSVRYSSSEVGRLTGRGAVPRLHAEPAEYAQPLVSGVTTLGARSTFKPDEGPDPGYSDPDLYDAPISPDVYHAYAEPLPASGSEYATPIVVDMGCHPSGGTSLTQPAAVCGFMGAGPTSLLTRTDSGQSGRSAYDTPKNATGQVSEDLTYQVPQSCTQKQTGQS; encoded by the exons ATGGGCAGAGCGGTAATGGTGGGCAGGAGACCGGCAGGGGCCCGGGTCCTGGTCCTGTCGcttctcatcatcatcctcaccgCGGAAACATGTCGAGCGCAGAAAG GTGACGGCTGTGGCCCCAGTGTGCTTGGCCCCAGCAGTGGGACTCTGTCCTCTCTGGGTTACCCGAGGACATACCCAAACAACACggtgtgtgagtgggagatCAGCGTGCCGCGTGGCCACAGGATCCACTTTCGCTTTGCGGAGCTGGACATAGAGAATAGGGACTGCCAGGTCAACTACCTCCGCCTCTTCAACGGCATCGGGCCCAAGAGGAACGAGAGTG TGAAATACTGCGGTTTGGGTCTGAAAGTCAAAGATCTCATCAATTCCACCGGCAACCAGGTCACTGTCCAGTTCATGAGTGGGACCCATCACACCGGACATGGATTCTACCTGTCCTACTCCACCACTGAACACACAG ATCTAATCACCTGCCTGGACAAAGGAACAGATTTCCCAGAGGCAGAGTTCAG TAAATACTGCCCAGCAGGCTGCCTGACGTCCACCGAGGAGATTTCTGGAACTATACCGAATGGCTACAGAGAG TCGTCTCCTCTGTGCGTGGCAGCCATCCATGCAGGCGTGGTGTCCAACGCTGTGGGAGGGAGGATCAGTGTGGTCAGCAGCAAAGGCATCCCTCACTATGAGGGCACACTGGCAAACAACGTCACTTCCACTGG AGGAACTTTGTCAAACAGCCTCTTCACCTTCAGGACCAATG GCTGCTATGGGACACTGGGTTTAGAGTCTGGCAGTGTCGCGGACACTCAGCTCTCGGCTTCATCTGTGTGGGAGTGGAACTTTGGTCAGCACCGCGAGTGGGCGCCGTCGGGGGCACGCCTCAAAAAGGCGGGGCTGCCCTGGGCGCCCGCTCAGAGCGACCAGCATCAGTGGCTGCAGGTCGAcctgaagagggagaagagaatcACAG GCATCACCACCACAGGCTCCACCCTGAGAGAGCATCGGTACCATGCCTCAGCGTACCGGGTCCTGTACAGTAACGATGCACAGCAGTGGTACATCTACAGGGAAGCAGACTCCACACAAGACAAG ATTTTCCAAGGGAATATGAACTACCTGCAGGAGGTGAGGAACAACTTCATTCCTCCCATCGAGGCCCGGTTTGTGAGGGTAAATCCAACGTTATGGCACCAGAGAATCGCACTAAAGCTGGAGCTGGTTGGCTGCCAAATCCCTGCAG CGTGGCCGAGGTCCCAACCGAGGCCAGGACAGATGTTACCCACGTCTCGTCATACTCCCCCTCCTTCGGGAACAAAGCGTCCCCCTCGCCTTGGCCAAACCACACACACCCCAGACATAAGGAACACAACTATGCCTCCACACAACAGCAAAG ATGTGGCGCTGGCTGCAGTTCTGGTTCCTGTGTTGGTCATGGTTCTGACTGCTCTCATCCTGACTGTGGTTTGTGCTTGGCACTGGAGGAACAG GAAAAAGAGCTCAGAGGGAACTTACGATCTTCCTCACTGGGATCGTACAG acTGGTGGAAGAGCatgaagcagctgctgccatCCAAGATGGTGGAGAGTGAGGATTCAGTTCGGtacagcagcagtgaggtgGGCCGACTGACGGGGAGAGGAGCTGTACCGAGACTACACGCTGAGCCTGCAG AATACGCCCAGCCGCTGGTGAGTGGGGTTACAACTTTGGGTGCACGTTCCACTTTTAAACCAGACGAGGGTCCGGACCCAGGATACTCTGATCCAGACCTGTACGACGCCCCCATTTCACCGGACGTGTACCACGCATACGCAGAACCCCTGCCAGCTTCGGGATCTGAGTATGCTACACCTATTGTGGTCGATATGGGTTGCCATCCCTCAGGTGGCACATCTTTGACCCAGCCCGCCGCTGTGTGCGGTTTCATGGGGGCCGGGCCCACCTCCCTGCTCACACGGACAGACAGTGGCCAGTCGGGGAGGTCAGCGTATGATACGCCAAAGAACGCCACTGGACAGGTCTCTGAGGATCTGACTTATCAGGTACCTCAGAGTTGCACTCAGAAGCAGACGGGACAGAGCTGA